From Nitrospira sp.:
CAGATGGAGTTGTCGCTTGTCAAAGACCGCCCATTCAAACTCTCTCGTCATTCCCAACGCATCGACGGGACAGGCGTCGACGCACATCCCGCAGAACAAGCATCGGGTCATGTCCATATAATATTCTTTCGAGTAGCGTTTTGTCGGTTCTCCTGGCACCTCGGCGCTCACGACACGAATCACACGGGATGGACAGGCTGCTTCACAGAGGTCACAGCCCACGCACTTCTCGGTTCCATCGTCATACCGGAGCAAAGCGAGCATGCCACGATAGTTGTCCGGCAGTGTGCGTTTCTCGTGAGGATATTGCAATGTGATCGGTCGGTAGTTGAGCACGTGGGACAGAGTCGCTTTCATGCCGACCAGGATTTCATAAAACGTAATGGTCTTGAGCCACTCGGACAGGCTCAGGCGTTTGGAGCGTACGGTTGATAACATGGCGGTCCCGTCGATTCTGCTTTCTACTGCGTGAAGAATACGGCAATGGATGTGACGACGATGTTCGCCAATGCAATGGGTAACAGCACTTTCCAGCCGAACTTCATGAGCTGATCGTATCGCAGTCTCGGCAGTGTCGCACGCAGCCAGAAAAAGAGGAACAAGAATGAGTAGGTCTTGACCGCAAACCACATGGTGTTCTCGATCCACGCCAACGACGGCAGGCCCAAGAGCTCAAGAATAGTTCCGGGGTACGGGGCATTCCAGCCACCCAGAAAGAGTGCGGCAGCCACACAAGACACC
This genomic window contains:
- the nuoI gene encoding NADH-quinone oxidoreductase subunit NuoI; its protein translation is MLSTVRSKRLSLSEWLKTITFYEILVGMKATLSHVLNYRPITLQYPHEKRTLPDNYRGMLALLRYDDGTEKCVGCDLCEAACPSRVIRVVSAEVPGEPTKRYSKEYYMDMTRCLFCGMCVDACPVDALGMTREFEWAVFDKRQLHLNKQQLLAIGDRSFPIREKRLELQHPNVAFFNVPFTHVPPKPN